The genomic stretch CCATAATCTGTACAGCATATCACAGAATAATATCTTCTCTTTTCACACATATTACTGCGGAAAAAAACTCAGGGATCTATGTCAGCCGTCGGATCAAGATATGATCCAATATTCCACCAATTCCACAGGCTGATTAGATGCTGCAGCAAATCCTAACCATAGATTTAGCGCGATAAGTTCAATAATCACTATCACATAGCGATAATTGGTAGTCTTTCAAGTTCCAACTTGTCAAATGTAGAAAGAATAAAGCCCCTTTTTGAACTTTCAACTCTTCTAAGCATTCTACTTCTTATTTCCCTATATAAGCCATTCATCGAGATACTGACATCCACAACACCAAAACTAATCACATTTACAAGAATGGCTCTTTCTCTAAACAACTCGAGGCTAAGCCTCAATACAGGCAAAAGCCATGGCCCTCTAGTGGAAGAGATAGAAGGGCTAATAAGGGTGTACAAAGACGGTCACGTTGAGAGACCGGCCATCATCCCAAGTGTCCCTTGCAAGATCTCACCTGAGCTCAAGGTGACAGCAAGGGACATAACCCTAGACAGGTACACTAACCTGTGGGCCCGCATCTATGTCCCACAACATGGGCCAGGGAAGCTCCCTCTGCTAGTCTACTTCCATGGTGGTGGCTTCTGTGTGGGTTCCGCATCATGGAGCTGTTACCATGATTTCCTGTCCAATCTGGCATCCAAAGCAGGCTGCCTGATAATGTCTGTAAATTACCATCTTGCCCCTGAAACCCGTCTCCCAGGTGCCTATGAGGATGGGTTCAACACCGTTATGTGGTTAAAACACCAAGTGGCAAGTCGGTCCAACGAGCATTCTTGGTGGCTAAATTATTGGGAGTTTGGACTAGGGTTCTTCCTAGGAGGAGATAGTGCCGGGGCCAATATAGCTCATAATGTCAGTCTAAGAATCGGGATAGAACCCTCCATTATAAGACCATTGTGTCATAAGGGCACTATATTAATCCAACCTTTTTTTGGAGGGGAGGTAAGAACTTCATCAGAGAAGGCACCTCAGAATCCATACTCAGTACTTAGCTTATCAGCATCTGATACATACTGGCGCTTATCACTACCCCTAGGTACAAACCGAGATCATCCTTGGTGTAATCCTCTGGGAAAAGGTGCAGCTAAACTAGGGGGTCATGCAATTCCGGCTACGATGTTGTGTGTATCAGACATGGATATCTTGATGGATAGGAACATTGAGTTTTACAAGACCATGGTTAACGCAGGAAAAGCTGTGAAAATGATGATTTATAAGGGCGTAGGCCATGCATTTCAAATCCTTGATAATTCTCCAGTCTCCGCTGGTCGCACTCAAGAAATGATGTCTCACTTAAAGAGTTTCATCAATTCCTGACCACGATATCAGTTGGCGTGTCCTCCTTATCCCGGTCTTTACGTCAGACATATGGCCGGAGATGTAGGGTACAGGCTGAAATTAATACCATGATTTGACTATATATGTGAAGTGATAGATTTAAATGTAAGAAAAAAAGTGTGAAAGTAGTGTGTTAAGTGAAGTAGTGTTTTAAGTGATGAATATTTGAATTAATTGTTGGTTTATGAAAGAGCATTAGTTTAATTGATTCCCAAGTTTGAATCTTGATGTCATCAAGCTGATAAAGGCTGGAACATTTTAAGCTTTACTTTTGACTGGATAATTTATTCTCTATTTCCAATTATTCCTTCAAACATTCCACAATTAATAGCTAAATTATTCATGTTCTCTTCTAAGTTCTATCTTGAAAGAGAGAAAGATATACTCTTTCCGTCTCAGtcatttcatttgtttaccttttatattatgGAATTGGAAAAAGGGGAGGGAGCCCTCGATCCGaataatataaaaggtaaacaaatgattgggacggagggagtaactaGTAGTAACAGTGCTTTCATGAATGAAATATACACCCGGGAATTATTCTTTAAATTTGACAAAGTTAAGTTATGAAGGAAATGTACATACTACATACTATTTATGTTACTTCGACACTCCATAGATACGTTAGGAAAGAAATCTAGGAACCCGgcgcaaaagaaaagaaaattgtCGGTATATATTCGACAAAGTGATAATTTATTTCATCCACAAAGAAGCTATATCAATTCGACAAGGCATAAAGTACAAGGGGAAAAGAATGTTAATGTACTTTGCAAGAATAAAATTACATACAAATCAACAAGAGAAACATTGCCATCCCATGCTTCTCAATGAATTTTTTGGCCGAGAATCTTCAAAATGGTAACATTCTGCATCTAGGAAAGCACTCGTGGGTAATAACAAAATAGTTGCACCTCAGTCAGCCTCGCTCAATATTGGGTTGATGAGAGGCTTCAACTGTGCCAGATATACAATAGCCCACCTACACAGGAAGACATTATAATTAGTGAGTTATGACCAGAATGGTATCTCGGGTCCACGAAAGCTGAATTATTTCGTGAATTAATAGAAATTATTTCGGACATAAATTTTTTataattattactccctccgtcccggttatttgtttacctttgctttCGAATTTCGGCACGAAGACCAAGGAGAGAGGAGGGACATTGTGGTTATTGTTATTGAATGACAAGTGGACAACAATACAATTGGATGATCAATTTACCCATCAAATCCTTCCCAATatagaaaggtaaataaatgaatgagacaccctaaaatggaataggtaaacaaatgaccgggacggatgGAGTATTCATCAGTAATGGACCCATAACGATAAACTTCGGGGTTTAAATATTCAGAAAATGCATTTGATGCATTTTCTGGCATTGTCTCTAGTCTTTACTATGCTTCTGGCCACCTCTTCTCCTTACACAACCAACAATCCTGATGAGAGAGCACTAGATTCAAAATCATCTTATCTGCAAAATGCACTACATGCTAATGTTTGTCTATAATTCCAAATTGTGTTCTGGCCACTGAATTCTCCAATAAAGTTTTATTACTGAAAGGGGCAACTTAAATGTTACCTCTAACTATTCTCCAATAGAAAGTGGGAATGGCACATATGTCAGCTAGATTCGCTGCTAAAGTCATTACGTAGTGTACTCATAAAGTGGGTTCGAAACCAATTAACGTCAAAACTGCCCATGTGGCTCCCTTCACCCAAAACGGAAAACAAAAATGCAAGTTGCAGCATGCTGGTGATGGGAAGAGCTAAGGAAGATCTTCAAGTCGAATACCAAAAGATGTAAGCGAATGGGAATTCACTGAATGTTCCACCGTATAAGCAGAAACAATGCGCTCCCCAACCCCACTCTTATCACTACTAAAATAGACAATCATGTAAATTCTCGTCATTAGATAACCAAAAAAGCAGACTTACATCATCCAACAGCAAACTGTTGCTGTAATAACCAATGTCAGATGAAACCTGCAAGAAGTGGAAAACGATAAGTCACCTGTTAGCAGTAGTAGAACTAATTCATGTAACAATGCCACTTTCATATAAAAGACTAGCGCCTCCAAAAACGGTCCAGAAAAAACTATTATTGATTCAAAAGCTGCACACTAAGGATTTGACACAATGTACAAAAGCATTACTGACTTCAAATTTCCGAATATGTAGATAGGATGGGAATCAACATCCCGTATGAACGTATGTAATGTGTGGGTGTCCCAATTATTTGTGTACCCCAATCAAATAGGAGTACCCCTGGAGCTGAAAAAAGTACTCCCtatgtcccaatcatttgtttaccttataTTTTATTGGGatgggtattttaatcaaatgtaaacaaatgatttggaCGGAGGAAGTATCATTCTATACTATGGGTACTAGAAAATATGGATTAGAAGCAACGAGCTTTCTCAAAGTCAATTAGAACTAAAGCATGTTTCAAGGAATTTCCAAATTAGAATCCATATAGgaatcaaatgtaaacaaatgatttggTCATTCTGGTCGTTAAATTATCGTCTTTTACAGTCCCCTGATAGGAAACCTCTAAATCCAACAATTTGACAACCAACACAATCAAAGGATATCCAATTCTTACCAATCTAGCTACAAAGTCGATGGCGAAAAGCAACAGATActtgaaaaacaagaaaaaaaaaaaaaaactaatgtgACTACAATTGTCGTTGTTGCATTAACAAGGAGCTTCGTTTTTCTGGGTTTTAAGTCATCAAAAAGCTGAGTCAATGATAAATCAGTAAATGACCTGAATCAAACATAAAAAGATCCACATGACATTGATATAAATGATCAAAGATCCAACACagaaatttatgtaatttaaacaTAATAACTgaaaaaagaatgaaataaaagagagagagagaattacaGATTGGCAGAAGGGCCACGATTATAACAAATTCTAGTGCAAAGTGAAGCAATTACTCCAATCACTAAGAATATTAAGGATGTTACCAAAAACCCCATTTTTAATCCTCACTTTGATCTAAACAATTATGCTTTGCCTTTGCAGActtcttattattattgattACGATTGAGGAAGAGAGAGATACAAATGTTGAACGAAGCTCTTTCATCAATTTAattaaaagaaaagggaaaaacaaAGAGTAGTACGGTAGTAAACAACTAGTGAAACTAGCCCAAGTTTAGGCCCAACATGGATAGTAGTTCACAAAATGAATTTAATAGTATACAACTGAGCTGAGTTGAGCTCAATGAATTaaattgaactgaattgaattaaAAGTGAGGGTTTATTTGTGAAAAGTTAAGCTGaatcatcatatatatatatttctaATGTTGTAGCCAAATCCGCTGACATGGCATTCTAATTTACTAGCATTGTCCTATGTAGCGGTTAATGAGCCtcattagtaaaaaaaaaaaaataggattgCTAATTGCTAACGCTAATTCAACGTAAGGAATGGAATATGGAATATTGCATCcatccccactaaactaaaagaataagaaagctCTAATATTTTTCCGCCTAAATGAATATTCCATATTTGGGCTTCATTATATTCTATTTACAATTGGGCCAAACTACTTAATTCCATATAATTCTATTTCATTTACACATTTATATACCTACAACTGGGCCAATACTAATTAATTACATACAACAACTAACATACTACAAGATAAGAGCATTCATATATTCTTTTTACTTCTAAAACGAAAAAAATTGTCAATaatatatatttttctcacactttAATTTAATATCTATTTCTACTCTATACAACGCGAGCATTtaaattttggttaattttttaatgttttttgatttaatatatACATAAGTATATTTATTACAACACATATACACACAAAATAGTTTCAGCAATTTTATATAGAGTAAAAGTGTTGAACCTTCTTTTTTTCTATCTCTTAATAcaaaacattactaatattaatttttattctatactaaaatttcaaatggagttaaaataagttaaatataattaaataattgttaaattctctaaTGTCTGTCACAAAtgccgtgctttagcacgggatctcaactaATATTCAATATTTCATAATCAATTGCTATGTGATGTGAGTATAACTATAGCGTAAAAAAGGGAGTAAATAAAGGTTGTTTGCTAATTTAACGGAAGTAATTAACGAATGGAATAATCATCTCATAATATTTATAATCATCcatattccatatttcataatcggGGCTAACGATAGATTGCGAAATTTTGGGAAGTAATATATGGGATAATGGCTAACAGCAGCGGGTTTTGGATAATtgtatcttttttttttatttgatttgACCTATCAAAAATCTTGGAGATTATAACTAAGTCAGCTAAATCTTTTCCAAATTATACAAATTGATATCCTCCCAAAATATAGCCAAATCAGTTCTCAAAAACCCTACGAGAATCACTATAAAATCTACATGCAATCCAATCATCTCCATCTCCTGCACAGATAGTCCATGTTTGAATGTTTGATTGCAATTTTTGCCCTTTTCGTGTTTCAACAATAGGTTTGGTGTCTAATCATCATTATTTATAGGAACTACTTAAGAAATTGTGACTTATAATCATTTGTTGTGAATTTAGAAATCAAGGAAACTTCTATGATTACTGATTAGGTTTGTAttgttccattgaggtgttctgtTCATGTCATTATCCTGATTCCTGTAGCGGCAGAGATTGCGTTTTTGTGGCTTAATTGGTGTTGTTTACATGTGAACAAAGTTTATCAATAGCTATCCGTTCCTGCTGATTTTGACCTATCCCTCTTCTGTTATACATGTATAGAGGCTTCAAGCAATAATGGATGTCAATAGCTTTCTTGAAGACAACTTTTGTTGAGAACAATTTCATTTCTATCTTCTCATAATAGGTTGGTAATGTATCGGGGCATGTGTTTGCATTTGGACCTGTAGCACCCTTCGATACTTTGATAGTGCAGCTTGCGTTTCGACAGTAGgcgttgtaatactccgtatttatgagtctttgggtactctatcgagtaggccttactctgtcgagtaagggtgagttgcgtcttaaaatagtttctgacctgttgggtactcgatcgagtagccggttttcggggagtttttctcgggttttgttaattatgcggttaagatatacttcctccattcaactccaaactaccatagtacacttttcacgtttgccaacgcatgTTTTGCGCAgtaaatatcattagctacgtatatgcaaaaattataaaagttacatatttttaatgtactcgtaaagacgaatcaaataagatccc from Silene latifolia isolate original U9 population chromosome 2, ASM4854445v1, whole genome shotgun sequence encodes the following:
- the LOC141643149 gene encoding putative carboxylesterase 17, with the protein product MALSLNNSRLSLNTGKSHGPLVEEIEGLIRVYKDGHVERPAIIPSVPCKISPELKVTARDITLDRYTNLWARIYVPQHGPGKLPLLVYFHGGGFCVGSASWSCYHDFLSNLASKAGCLIMSVNYHLAPETRLPGAYEDGFNTVMWLKHQVASRSNEHSWWLNYWEFGLGFFLGGDSAGANIAHNVSLRIGIEPSIIRPLCHKGTILIQPFFGGEVRTSSEKAPQNPYSVLSLSASDTYWRLSLPLGTNRDHPWCNPLGKGAAKLGGHAIPATMLCVSDMDILMDRNIEFYKTMVNAGKAVKMMIYKGVGHAFQILDNSPVSAGRTQEMMSHLKSFINS
- the LOC141643150 gene encoding V-type proton ATPase subunit e2-like translates to MGFLVTSLIFLVIGVIASLCTRICYNRGPSANLFHLTLVITATVCCWMMWAIVYLAQLKPLINPILSEAD